One genomic segment of Arachis duranensis cultivar V14167 chromosome 4, aradu.V14167.gnm2.J7QH, whole genome shotgun sequence includes these proteins:
- the LOC107482487 gene encoding Holliday junction resolvase MOC1, chloroplastic isoform X1, with translation MESLQLTQDWHSTHFSFMNSLSSQLKLKLKLKPIKVKAFSAAAAAASSSQIRRCGKAKASDAQLKENWLSSLSYPLLSEDTQQHQSDASNFKWVLGIDPDVSGAVALLKTQHSHSDSAPQVFDSPFVKILVGKRTRRRLDAKSMVQLVRSFDAPVGTIAYIEQSLPCPQDGKQGWWSGGFGYGLWIGILVASGFSVVPVPSFTWKAKFELSGNRSTKDDSRRVASTLFPSLESLLSRKKDHGRAEALLIAAYGKDQNNVNNLGSSCDAILEKLS, from the exons ATGGAATCCCTGCAATTGACTCAAGACTGGCACTCCACTCATTTCAGTTTCATGAACAGCCTCTCTTCTCAACTCAAACTCAAACTCAAACTCAAACCCATCAAAGTTAAGGCCTtctctgctgctgctgctgctgcttcttcttctcaaaTCAGAAGATGCGGAAAGGCGAAGGCCTCCGATGCTCAGCTGAAAGAGAATTGGCTGTCTTCACTGTCTTACCCTCTTTTGAGTGAAGACACACAGCAACACCAAAGTGATGCCTCCAACTTCAAATGGGTTCTTGGAATCGACCCTGACGTCTCTGGCGCTGTGGCGCTCTTGAAAACTCAACATTCTCATTCTGATTCTGCGCCTCAG GTATTCGATTCCCCTTTTGTGAAAATACTTGTTGGGAAAAGAACTCGAAGACGGTTAGATGCAAAATCCATGGTTCAGTTGGTTCGTAGTTTTGATGCTCCAGTTG GAACCATTGCATACATAGAGCAATCACTCCCTTGTCCACAAGATGGAAAACAG gGCTGGTGGAGTGGAGGATTCGGATATGGACTGTGGATTGGGATCTTAGTTGCTTCAGGATTTTCTGTTGTTCCGGTGCCATCTTTTACTTGGAAAGCAAAATTTGAACTCTCTGGAAACCGGTCCACAAAG gATGACAGCAGGAGAGTTGCGTCTACATTATTTCCATCACTGGAATCCCTGTTGAGTAGGAAGAAAGATCATG GAAGGGCAGAGGCTTTACTAATTGCTGCATATGGGAAAGATCAGAATAATGTTAATAACTTGGGATCATCTTGTGACGCTATCTTAGAGAAATTGTCTTGA
- the LOC107482487 gene encoding Holliday junction resolvase MOC1, chloroplastic isoform X2, translating into MESLQLTQDWHSTHFSFMNSLSSQLKLKLKLKPIKVKAFSAAAAAASSSQIRRCGKAKASDAQLKENWLSSLSYPLLSEDTQQHQSDASNFKWVLGIDPDVSGAVALLKTQHSHSDSAPQVFDSPFVKILVGKRTRRRLDAKSMVQLVRSFDAPVGTIAYIEQSLPCPQDGKQGWWSGGFGYGLWIGILVASGFSVVPVPSFTWKAKFELSGNRSTKFLPLSPVSQEL; encoded by the exons ATGGAATCCCTGCAATTGACTCAAGACTGGCACTCCACTCATTTCAGTTTCATGAACAGCCTCTCTTCTCAACTCAAACTCAAACTCAAACTCAAACCCATCAAAGTTAAGGCCTtctctgctgctgctgctgctgcttcttcttctcaaaTCAGAAGATGCGGAAAGGCGAAGGCCTCCGATGCTCAGCTGAAAGAGAATTGGCTGTCTTCACTGTCTTACCCTCTTTTGAGTGAAGACACACAGCAACACCAAAGTGATGCCTCCAACTTCAAATGGGTTCTTGGAATCGACCCTGACGTCTCTGGCGCTGTGGCGCTCTTGAAAACTCAACATTCTCATTCTGATTCTGCGCCTCAG GTATTCGATTCCCCTTTTGTGAAAATACTTGTTGGGAAAAGAACTCGAAGACGGTTAGATGCAAAATCCATGGTTCAGTTGGTTCGTAGTTTTGATGCTCCAGTTG GAACCATTGCATACATAGAGCAATCACTCCCTTGTCCACAAGATGGAAAACAG gGCTGGTGGAGTGGAGGATTCGGATATGGACTGTGGATTGGGATCTTAGTTGCTTCAGGATTTTCTGTTGTTCCGGTGCCATCTTTTACTTGGAAAGCAAAATTTGAACTCTCTGGAAACCGGTCCACAAAG TTCCTTCCTCTTTCCCCTGTTTCACAGGAACTGTGA